A stretch of Imperialibacter roseus DNA encodes these proteins:
- a CDS encoding glycosyl hydrolase, which translates to MRMLLLIVIAFVAFSCSSGMESGPRGNADYDRLVKGFQNPPTEARPKVYWWWLNGYVDTLRLREELRAIKEIGLGGVDVFEIGVPASENVGQAIPAGPAFMGPEFLETLKVVVDEARKLELEVGMNLASSWNAGGSWTKPGHAAKTIYMSKVKAHSGSTRIKVPFPTIPKLDPRGRTRVIKYGDDGKPEFRREIAVLAIPKEADTPLDTTRIVNVSAFFDSEADVLSWVVPEGEWEIHRYVCANSGEQLFMPSAQSVGPIIDHYDSSATRAHLEFFVDQIRPLVDDFATSPIKYFYLASYEAKDFAWSTTLPESFRRMNGYDIAKFLPLLFDNSLFDKELVERFQFDLRMTLSELMINNHYRKAKEISNSYGLKIASEAGGPGVYTIPVEALKALGSLDIPRGEFWHRTTRVEDGVDIIWLVKEIAAASHIYKRGIVEEEAFTSFINDWQEGPADLKPLADKAFAEGMNRVVIHGFTHNPNAEGVPGIGYFAGTHFNPKSGWWKVGRPFVDYLSRISYVLQQTDFVADVLYYCGDDVPNLVPPKNTRFKVGDGYDYEIINKEILLGQLTVENDKLVLPGVGSYHALYIGGAEASSYEVLEKLAELASKGAIVLGEKPVRTAGLSKDNEIEIKLTDFSDKVWAQPGTNVRSEEGKIYSGILPIEALKQLNVPPDFSYPENENSSLDYIHYRKDGLDFYLVRNTTDQWVNSTCRFRQENKSPEIWDPTTGEIAAVRTFEEEGGQVSLPLSLPPHGAQLVCFTPQKSKAEGQPLPDLNNVSWFRYESDGIYVTAGVPILTVDKEWTVKFPKGWGAPDSMLLPGLEPLTNSDIPGVKYFSGTASYTTSFDFRKGNNEAKTVIQLGDVSEVAEVWLNGHSLGISWTPLFQYDITDQVIVGKNELRVDITNNWSNRLVGDAITGEKFTTTNIKVVNRTKKIGWEHVPLVPSGLIGPVEIYEMKAIR; encoded by the coding sequence ATGAGAATGTTACTACTCATAGTCATAGCCTTTGTGGCGTTTTCTTGCTCTTCTGGTATGGAGTCGGGGCCCAGGGGCAACGCTGACTATGATCGGTTGGTAAAAGGGTTTCAAAATCCCCCAACCGAAGCCAGGCCTAAAGTGTATTGGTGGTGGTTAAACGGATATGTGGACACCCTGAGATTGAGGGAGGAGTTGCGAGCCATAAAGGAAATCGGGTTAGGCGGCGTGGATGTTTTTGAAATCGGGGTGCCTGCGTCCGAAAATGTGGGGCAGGCCATTCCTGCTGGCCCGGCCTTTATGGGGCCGGAGTTTCTGGAGACACTTAAGGTAGTAGTGGACGAAGCAAGAAAGCTGGAACTTGAGGTGGGAATGAACCTGGCGAGTAGTTGGAATGCTGGCGGAAGCTGGACAAAGCCTGGACACGCAGCGAAGACTATCTATATGTCAAAGGTGAAGGCACATTCGGGCAGTACCCGGATCAAGGTGCCTTTTCCGACGATTCCCAAGCTGGACCCACGAGGAAGGACTCGTGTGATAAAATATGGAGATGATGGAAAACCGGAATTTCGAAGGGAGATAGCAGTTTTGGCGATTCCTAAAGAGGCAGATACGCCTTTGGACACGACCAGAATTGTCAATGTGTCGGCGTTTTTTGATTCGGAGGCAGATGTCCTTAGCTGGGTCGTTCCTGAAGGTGAATGGGAAATCCATCGATACGTCTGCGCCAATTCGGGAGAGCAGCTTTTTATGCCATCAGCCCAATCGGTAGGCCCCATCATCGATCACTACGATTCATCTGCGACTCGTGCCCACCTTGAGTTCTTTGTTGACCAGATCAGACCGCTGGTTGACGATTTTGCTACTTCGCCCATCAAGTACTTTTACCTGGCGAGCTATGAAGCCAAAGACTTTGCCTGGAGCACCACTTTGCCGGAGTCCTTCAGACGAATGAATGGGTATGATATCGCCAAATTCCTCCCATTGCTTTTTGATAATAGCCTGTTTGATAAAGAGCTTGTCGAGCGGTTTCAGTTTGATCTCCGAATGACGTTGTCGGAGCTGATGATCAACAACCACTATCGCAAGGCAAAAGAAATTTCCAATAGTTACGGACTAAAGATCGCCTCAGAGGCCGGAGGCCCGGGGGTATACACCATTCCTGTGGAGGCACTAAAGGCATTGGGCTCACTCGATATTCCCCGGGGTGAGTTTTGGCACAGAACAACAAGAGTCGAAGATGGTGTCGATATTATCTGGTTGGTAAAAGAGATAGCAGCTGCCTCGCATATTTACAAAAGAGGCATCGTTGAGGAGGAAGCGTTTACGAGTTTCATCAACGACTGGCAGGAGGGGCCCGCTGACCTCAAGCCACTGGCTGACAAGGCATTCGCCGAAGGAATGAACAGGGTAGTGATTCATGGCTTTACGCACAATCCAAACGCTGAGGGTGTACCTGGCATAGGCTATTTTGCAGGCACTCATTTCAATCCCAAATCAGGCTGGTGGAAAGTGGGCCGTCCCTTTGTGGACTACCTCTCACGGATTTCCTACGTGTTGCAGCAAACGGATTTTGTTGCGGATGTGCTTTATTACTGTGGCGACGATGTTCCCAACCTGGTGCCTCCAAAAAACACCCGGTTCAAAGTAGGCGATGGCTATGACTATGAGATCATCAACAAAGAAATTCTGCTAGGTCAGCTTACCGTTGAGAATGACAAATTGGTTTTACCCGGGGTTGGCTCGTATCACGCCCTCTACATAGGTGGAGCTGAGGCAAGCAGCTATGAGGTATTGGAAAAGCTGGCCGAATTGGCTTCAAAAGGAGCCATTGTTCTGGGAGAGAAGCCCGTGAGAACGGCCGGGTTGAGTAAAGACAATGAGATCGAAATAAAACTGACTGATTTTTCAGATAAAGTTTGGGCTCAGCCAGGGACGAACGTAAGGAGTGAAGAGGGGAAAATCTATTCCGGCATCTTACCCATTGAAGCACTTAAACAACTGAATGTCCCACCCGATTTTTCTTATCCCGAGAATGAGAATTCGAGCCTGGACTATATCCACTATCGGAAAGATGGTCTTGATTTTTACCTGGTTCGCAACACAACTGATCAATGGGTGAACAGTACATGCCGTTTTCGACAGGAGAATAAATCGCCTGAAATATGGGATCCGACGACTGGCGAGATAGCAGCAGTTCGAACCTTTGAGGAGGAAGGAGGGCAAGTGTCCCTGCCACTGTCATTGCCGCCCCACGGTGCGCAGCTAGTGTGTTTCACTCCACAAAAATCAAAGGCAGAGGGCCAGCCCTTACCTGATTTGAATAACGTCTCCTGGTTTCGCTACGAAAGTGACGGAATTTATGTAACTGCTGGCGTTCCGATTCTAACCGTCGACAAAGAGTGGACAGTAAAGTTTCCAAAAGGCTGGGGGGCGCCCGATTCGATGTTGCTGCCGGGCTTAGAACCTTTGACAAATAGCGACATCCCTGGTGTAAAGTACTTTTCAGGCACTGCCTCCTACACCACAAGTTTCGATTTCAGGAAGGGAAATAACGAAGCCAAAACTGTCATTCAGTTGGGAGACGTTTCCGAAGTGGCTGAAGTGTGGCTCAACGGACACTCCCTGGGTATTTCATGGACGCCACTCTTCCAGTATGATATCACTGATCAGGTAATAGTCGGCAAAAATGAATTGAGGGTGGATATCACCAACAATTGGTCTAACCGGCTGGTCGGCGATGCCATCACTGGCGAAAAGTTTACCACCACCAATATCAAGGTGGTGAATAGAACAAAAAAAATCGGTTGGGAGCATGTACCGTTGGTTCCGTCAGGCTTGATCGGGCCGGTTGAGATATATGAAATGAAAGCGATACGATGA
- a CDS encoding glycosyltransferase WbsX family protein produces the protein MRCQINYSRLMNNAMKVLAVVALFACQPPVQEEKEAAASEPQYDVAAYVWPSCHHDERFGDMLWPDRMGEWEVIKKGTPRFEGHYQPKVPLWEYEPDNDPKVMERWIETATDYGVNTFIFDWYWFGDGPFLESSLNDGFLKASNNEKMNFYLMWANHDVKQNYWNVHKYKDVDTLLWDGAVDLVNFKIIVDRVINNYFKKPNYYKIDGKPVFSIFSVANLVEGLGGLDEAADALNYFREETKNAGFPGLHIQLINFGVPNENALQSIKALGANSVTKYNWGGPHPEDYVQWGVESMDKRQQWDEALDIPVFPNASIGWDDSPRFPHKGKADIVHYNKTPEAFASFLQKSKEYCDSHPEQPKLITIFSWNEWIEGGYLLPDMLYGYQYLEAVKKVTYGGSEKTGP, from the coding sequence ATGAGGTGCCAAATAAACTATTCGAGATTGATGAACAATGCCATGAAAGTACTGGCAGTGGTCGCTTTGTTTGCTTGCCAGCCGCCTGTTCAGGAAGAAAAAGAAGCTGCTGCCAGTGAACCTCAATATGATGTTGCTGCCTACGTTTGGCCGTCGTGCCACCACGATGAGCGGTTTGGCGACATGCTGTGGCCTGATAGGATGGGCGAGTGGGAGGTAATAAAAAAAGGAACACCACGATTCGAAGGGCACTATCAACCGAAGGTTCCGTTGTGGGAATATGAGCCGGACAATGACCCAAAGGTGATGGAACGCTGGATAGAGACTGCAACCGACTACGGCGTAAACACTTTCATTTTTGACTGGTACTGGTTCGGTGACGGCCCTTTTCTGGAGAGCTCACTCAATGACGGGTTTCTCAAAGCGAGCAACAACGAGAAAATGAACTTTTACCTGATGTGGGCCAACCACGATGTGAAGCAGAACTACTGGAATGTCCACAAATACAAGGACGTTGACACGTTGCTTTGGGATGGTGCTGTTGACCTGGTAAATTTCAAAATCATTGTGGACAGGGTGATTAATAATTATTTCAAAAAGCCCAATTACTACAAAATTGATGGTAAACCCGTCTTTTCCATCTTCAGCGTTGCAAACCTGGTAGAAGGACTAGGCGGGCTTGACGAAGCTGCGGATGCTCTCAACTATTTCAGGGAAGAAACGAAGAACGCAGGCTTCCCCGGGCTGCATATTCAGTTGATTAATTTTGGAGTTCCCAATGAAAACGCCCTTCAATCTATTAAAGCACTAGGGGCTAATAGCGTCACTAAATACAACTGGGGCGGCCCGCATCCAGAAGATTATGTCCAGTGGGGCGTTGAGTCGATGGACAAAAGGCAACAATGGGACGAGGCACTGGATATCCCGGTCTTCCCCAATGCTTCGATTGGCTGGGATGATTCACCGAGGTTTCCACACAAAGGAAAAGCGGACATCGTCCATTACAACAAAACACCAGAAGCCTTTGCGTCATTTCTCCAAAAATCGAAGGAATACTGTGACAGTCATCCAGAGCAACCAAAGTTGATAACAATATTTTCCTGGAACGAATGGATTGAAGGCGGATACCTTTTGCCTGATATGCTGTACGGCTACCAATACCTTGAAGCAGTGAAGAAGGTGACCTACGGGGGTTCGGAGAAGACTGGCCCATGA
- a CDS encoding glycosyl hydrolase: MKTRFSTFIALGLFVCLQCNFAVGQSTSAYEQVKSSFQSPPQSARPKVYWWWLNGNVDSVRVKEEIAAMDRAGLSGFDLFETGVPPVDTMVEAGPAFLSKESLKVIRVALEEAKKRNMDVGFNMASSWNAGGTWVTPENSAKSIYDSRIEVKGKSGGNIKLPFPQISKIDAAGKTRVIQYQRNGKPVFYQEVAVVAIPLKNGKPDWDPAKIVDVSSQFDPESEKLNWTLTGDWEVHRYICSNSGEQLKRPSKYSSGPIIDHFDAQATEAHFLHIINVLTEEMGDLRNTALKNLYLASYEATGFTWTTTLPAVFKALTSYEINKFLPVLLNQSSFEKGVVEKFMKDYQRTLSELMITNFYKKAKEVANAHGLKINSEAGGPGMPMHNVPAEPLKALGALDLPRGEFWINYNAYNDQGVDFLRVVKEVSSASHIYGRGIVEEEAFTSSLNWQEGPFDMKPTGDRAFCEGMNRVVIHGFSHNPSGIGYPGIVYHAGTHFNDKRIWHPKIRPFTDYLARVSAVFQQTDFVADVLYYYGDAVPNYAGPKNGRFMAGLGYDYDVINTEILLQLKVKDGKLVLPTGGQYNLLALEDEGDINPAVLLKIEELVSAGATITGAKPKKVSDRPGGTPAMAAMIDKVWNQNSKAKVVAGKQPFEVLQANNIGPDINYSDIALNTLDYIHYNKNGLDFYFVRNTTDEWVSREISFRQQARVPEIWDPINGSISPATIYNQNGKYIQLPVSLPPMGSTFVVFKPGKQEVKFSKITGTQQHPPMLNYTPDGVFVMEAGAFEVKKQDQSLPLINNVNVETLTGAWEVFFSLEWGGPERRLFPELSSWTDSEEESIKYYSGMARYKKPFYHDVNATLMKDQRVFLDLGDLSKVGEVWLNGEPLGITWAKPYRFDITDKLKAGNNLVEIEIANVWANRIIGDARTDGKDYTYSNVLTTTVVGFGRQRFSWEETPLVESGLLGPVRLITVSPL; encoded by the coding sequence ATGAAAACACGATTTTCGACATTTATTGCCCTTGGATTATTCGTTTGTCTGCAATGCAATTTTGCCGTTGGGCAAAGCACATCTGCCTACGAGCAGGTCAAGTCATCGTTTCAATCTCCACCCCAAAGCGCCCGACCCAAGGTTTACTGGTGGTGGCTCAACGGAAATGTGGACAGTGTTAGGGTGAAGGAAGAAATAGCCGCCATGGACAGAGCGGGGCTTTCGGGGTTTGATCTTTTTGAAACGGGTGTGCCTCCGGTAGATACAATGGTTGAAGCAGGGCCGGCATTTCTAAGCAAAGAATCCCTCAAGGTGATCAGGGTGGCGCTGGAGGAAGCTAAGAAAAGGAATATGGACGTGGGCTTCAATATGGCCAGCAGTTGGAATGCAGGTGGAACGTGGGTAACTCCCGAAAATTCCGCTAAATCGATTTATGATTCGAGAATAGAGGTAAAGGGCAAGTCGGGGGGCAATATAAAGCTCCCGTTCCCTCAGATTTCAAAAATAGATGCAGCTGGGAAAACAAGGGTAATTCAGTACCAACGAAATGGGAAGCCGGTGTTTTACCAGGAAGTGGCCGTTGTAGCCATACCGTTGAAAAATGGAAAGCCTGACTGGGATCCGGCAAAGATCGTTGATGTTTCCAGCCAATTTGATCCGGAAAGTGAAAAACTGAACTGGACACTGACAGGTGACTGGGAGGTGCACCGCTACATCTGCTCCAATTCTGGCGAGCAGTTAAAGCGACCAAGTAAGTACTCCTCCGGCCCTATCATCGACCACTTCGACGCACAGGCCACCGAAGCCCATTTTCTTCATATTATCAATGTGCTGACAGAAGAAATGGGCGACTTGAGGAACACTGCGCTGAAAAACCTTTACCTGGCTAGCTATGAGGCCACCGGCTTTACGTGGACGACCACATTGCCAGCTGTGTTCAAGGCACTCACCAGCTACGAAATAAATAAATTCCTGCCCGTGCTCCTTAATCAGTCATCTTTCGAGAAAGGAGTTGTTGAAAAGTTTATGAAAGATTATCAGCGGACTTTGTCGGAGCTGATGATCACCAATTTTTATAAGAAAGCGAAGGAGGTAGCCAACGCACATGGTCTGAAAATCAATTCTGAAGCAGGTGGCCCAGGTATGCCGATGCACAATGTGCCCGCTGAGCCTCTCAAGGCTCTCGGTGCGCTTGACCTTCCCCGTGGTGAATTTTGGATCAACTACAATGCTTACAATGACCAGGGAGTAGATTTTCTGCGGGTCGTGAAGGAAGTGTCCTCTGCGTCTCATATCTACGGTAGGGGCATCGTGGAAGAGGAAGCCTTCACTTCATCTTTGAACTGGCAGGAAGGCCCGTTTGATATGAAGCCAACCGGCGACCGGGCGTTTTGCGAGGGCATGAATAGGGTGGTGATTCATGGGTTTAGCCACAACCCAAGCGGAATTGGTTATCCGGGCATCGTTTACCATGCAGGCACACATTTCAATGATAAAAGAATATGGCACCCGAAAATACGGCCTTTCACTGACTACCTGGCCAGGGTTTCTGCAGTGTTCCAGCAGACCGATTTTGTAGCCGATGTGCTATACTACTATGGGGATGCGGTGCCGAACTACGCAGGACCGAAAAATGGTCGTTTCATGGCTGGCCTGGGCTACGACTATGATGTCATCAATACTGAGATTCTTTTGCAGCTGAAAGTGAAGGATGGAAAGCTTGTATTGCCTACGGGTGGTCAGTACAACCTATTGGCGCTGGAGGATGAGGGAGACATTAACCCAGCAGTGTTGCTGAAAATAGAGGAGCTGGTAAGTGCAGGGGCTACTATCACCGGAGCCAAACCAAAAAAAGTATCGGACAGGCCAGGAGGAACGCCGGCCATGGCCGCTATGATTGATAAAGTTTGGAATCAAAACTCAAAGGCGAAAGTAGTGGCCGGAAAGCAGCCATTCGAAGTGTTGCAGGCCAACAACATTGGCCCCGATATCAATTATTCGGACATAGCGCTCAACACACTCGACTACATTCACTACAACAAGAATGGCCTGGATTTTTACTTCGTAAGAAACACCACCGACGAATGGGTGTCAAGGGAAATCAGCTTCCGGCAGCAGGCCAGGGTGCCGGAGATATGGGATCCAATAAATGGGTCAATTTCACCGGCAACCATCTACAATCAGAACGGCAAATACATTCAACTACCAGTTTCACTACCACCTATGGGCTCGACTTTTGTTGTTTTCAAGCCAGGAAAGCAAGAGGTGAAGTTCTCAAAAATTACGGGAACTCAACAGCATCCACCTATGCTCAACTACACACCCGATGGAGTGTTTGTGATGGAAGCAGGTGCTTTTGAAGTGAAAAAGCAAGACCAATCCTTACCCCTTATTAACAATGTAAATGTTGAAACCTTAACTGGAGCCTGGGAAGTATTCTTTTCTCTGGAATGGGGTGGGCCTGAAAGGAGGCTGTTTCCAGAGTTGAGCTCATGGACAGACTCTGAGGAAGAGAGCATAAAATACTATTCGGGGATGGCCAGGTACAAAAAGCCATTCTATCACGACGTCAATGCAACGCTCATGAAAGACCAACGGGTGTTTCTCGATCTTGGCGACCTTTCAAAAGTAGGTGAAGTGTGGCTCAACGGAGAACCGCTGGGAATCACCTGGGCAAAGCCTTACCGGTTCGATATTACCGACAAACTTAAAGCAGGCAACAACCTGGTGGAGATAGAAATTGCCAACGTTTGGGCCAATCGTATCATAGGAGACGCCCGGACGGATGGAAAGGACTATACTTATTCCAACGTGCTAACAACAACAGTTGTAGGTTTTGGTAGGCAGCGATTTTCCTGGGAAGAAACCCCGTTGGTAGAATCAGGCTTGCTGGGGCCCGTGCGATTGATTACTGTGAGCCCGCTGTAA
- a CDS encoding glycosyl hydrolase has protein sequence MKTLFSVLIAFGALICFSFDQAIAQNAPSYDQLKEGFRSPPPGARPKVYFWWLNGNVDTVRVKEEIAAMDRGGISGFDIFEIGVRETDDMVAAGPAFLSDESLKSIRVALLEAKKHNMDVGLNLASSWNAGGSWTTPENSAKSIYFSSLDVKGKSGGTVKLPFPEVPAKDTRGRAKAIEFQKNGRPVFYTEVAVVGIPMENGQPVWDPAKFVDLTSKFDTKSDKLTWDLSGDWLVHRYICSNSGEQLKLPSKNSVGPIIDHFDSQATEAHFLYIIGRIQQAMGDDLSKTALKSLYLASYEATGFVWTTTLPQVFKELNGYEINKYLPVLFNEENFSEEVVSKFKKDRQRTLSELMVTNFYKKAKDISNKYGLKINSESGGPGLPLHNVPVEPLKSLGALDLPRGEYWIHHDRFNEQGIDILRMVKEVSAASHIYGRGIVEEEAFTSFKHWQEGPFDMKPSGDRAFAEGMNRVVVHGFSHNPAGYGYPGIVYHAGTHFNDRRVWFSKVRPFNDYLGRISFVLQETDFFADVLYYYGDAIPNYAGHKNSRFMVAPGYDYEITNTEILLQASVKNGKVVLPTGAAFSVLALEDEGEINPQVLQKIDELVRAGARVTGAKPKKISDIPGRTEAMNATLSKLWGAGSQKVLDQQPVTVLETLGLGPDIDYADRTANTLDYIHYNKAGLDFYFVRNTTDQWVSREIGFRQQGKVPEIWDPVSGSVLPVTIYREDGKYIKLPLSLAPYGSAFVTFKQGKSTAKFEQLNSGGLFPPLLDYTANGILVMEDGLFEATKAGQSTPVTNITKHQPISGAWEVFFSQDWGGPERIIFPELISWTESDIEGIKYYSGDAKYKKTFQYDINASSMKNQRVLLDLGDLSKVGEVWLNGVSLGIAWAKPYRFDVTDVLKPADNVLEIEIANTWSNRITGDALTEGKDYTFTNVEITDIFGLNKIKTPWVEVPLIRSGLLGPVQLITVSPIE, from the coding sequence ATGAAGACACTCTTTTCTGTACTTATTGCCTTTGGAGCTTTGATTTGCTTTTCTTTTGATCAGGCCATTGCCCAAAACGCACCATCTTACGATCAACTAAAGGAAGGGTTCAGGTCGCCGCCTCCCGGGGCCAGGCCAAAAGTGTACTTCTGGTGGCTAAATGGTAACGTCGACACCGTGCGTGTGAAAGAGGAAATTGCCGCCATGGATCGTGGAGGTATTTCTGGCTTCGATATTTTTGAGATTGGCGTTCGTGAAACTGACGATATGGTGGCAGCTGGTCCGGCTTTTTTGAGCGACGAGTCACTCAAGTCAATACGGGTAGCCTTGCTGGAAGCCAAAAAACACAACATGGATGTTGGCCTTAATTTGGCCAGCAGTTGGAACGCTGGTGGTTCGTGGACTACGCCGGAGAATTCGGCCAAGTCAATATATTTTTCAAGCCTCGATGTAAAAGGTAAGTCGGGCGGGACTGTAAAACTTCCTTTCCCGGAAGTCCCGGCAAAAGACACAAGAGGCAGGGCAAAAGCCATTGAATTTCAGAAAAACGGCAGGCCTGTTTTTTATACCGAGGTGGCTGTAGTGGGTATTCCGATGGAAAATGGACAGCCCGTTTGGGATCCGGCAAAGTTCGTTGATTTGACGTCAAAGTTTGATACCAAAAGCGACAAGCTAACCTGGGATTTGTCGGGTGACTGGCTGGTGCATCGCTACATCTGCTCCAATTCAGGCGAGCAATTGAAGCTGCCCAGCAAGAATTCTGTTGGCCCTATCATCGACCACTTTGATTCACAGGCCACGGAGGCGCATTTTCTCTACATCATCGGCCGTATTCAGCAAGCTATGGGCGATGACCTCAGCAAGACAGCCCTGAAAAGCCTTTACCTGGCGAGCTACGAGGCAACAGGCTTTGTCTGGACAACCACACTGCCACAGGTTTTCAAGGAACTCAACGGATATGAGATCAATAAATACCTGCCGGTACTTTTCAATGAAGAAAATTTCAGCGAAGAGGTGGTGAGCAAGTTTAAAAAGGATCGCCAGCGCACTTTGTCAGAATTGATGGTCACCAATTTTTATAAAAAAGCGAAGGATATATCGAACAAGTACGGATTGAAGATCAATTCCGAATCGGGTGGCCCGGGTTTGCCTTTGCATAATGTGCCAGTTGAACCACTTAAATCGCTGGGAGCTTTGGACTTGCCGAGAGGGGAGTATTGGATCCATCACGATCGGTTCAATGAGCAGGGAATTGATATTTTGAGAATGGTGAAAGAAGTTTCCGCAGCATCGCACATTTATGGTCGGGGTATTGTGGAAGAAGAGGCCTTTACCTCCTTCAAACACTGGCAGGAAGGGCCGTTCGATATGAAACCGTCCGGCGACAGGGCTTTTGCAGAAGGAATGAACAGGGTTGTGGTGCATGGCTTTAGCCATAACCCGGCGGGCTACGGTTACCCGGGTATTGTGTACCATGCCGGCACCCACTTCAACGACAGAAGGGTGTGGTTCTCCAAAGTAAGGCCTTTCAACGACTACCTTGGCCGAATATCATTTGTGTTGCAGGAGACCGACTTTTTTGCAGACGTGCTTTACTACTACGGTGACGCCATCCCCAATTATGCAGGACACAAAAACAGCCGCTTTATGGTTGCCCCTGGCTACGACTATGAGATAACCAACACCGAAATACTACTGCAAGCATCGGTCAAAAATGGAAAAGTGGTGCTGCCTACCGGGGCTGCATTTAGTGTGCTGGCACTGGAGGACGAGGGAGAGATCAATCCCCAGGTACTACAAAAGATCGACGAGCTGGTTCGTGCCGGAGCCAGAGTGACTGGAGCTAAGCCCAAGAAAATATCCGACATTCCTGGCCGCACTGAGGCGATGAATGCTACCCTTAGCAAACTGTGGGGTGCCGGGAGTCAAAAAGTACTCGATCAACAGCCGGTGACCGTGCTGGAGACGCTTGGCTTGGGGCCGGACATAGATTATGCGGACAGAACTGCTAACACGCTCGACTATATCCACTATAACAAAGCGGGGCTGGATTTCTACTTTGTAAGAAATACCACCGATCAATGGGTGTCGAGAGAGATAGGATTCAGACAGCAGGGCAAAGTACCCGAGATTTGGGATCCGGTATCTGGCTCGGTGCTGCCCGTTACCATTTACCGAGAGGATGGGAAGTACATCAAGCTGCCATTGTCGCTGGCACCCTACGGTTCAGCGTTTGTCACATTCAAACAAGGGAAAAGCACCGCCAAATTTGAGCAGTTAAACAGCGGGGGACTTTTCCCTCCTTTGCTGGATTACACTGCCAACGGTATTTTGGTGATGGAAGATGGCTTGTTCGAGGCTACCAAAGCAGGGCAGTCTACCCCGGTGACAAATATCACGAAACATCAACCGATCAGCGGAGCCTGGGAGGTGTTTTTCTCACAAGATTGGGGAGGCCCTGAACGAATAATATTCCCCGAATTGATCTCGTGGACGGAATCCGATATAGAAGGCATCAAATATTATTCTGGCGATGCAAAATATAAGAAGACCTTTCAGTACGATATCAACGCATCGTCCATGAAAAACCAGCGGGTGTTGCTTGACCTGGGCGACCTGTCAAAAGTAGGAGAGGTGTGGTTGAATGGAGTGTCGCTCGGTATTGCGTGGGCGAAGCCTTACAGGTTCGACGTGACTGATGTTTTGAAACCAGCCGACAACGTTTTGGAGATAGAAATTGCCAATACCTGGTCGAACAGGATCACCGGCGATGCTCTGACGGAAGGCAAGGACTACACCTTCACAAATGTTGAGATCACAGACATCTTCGGATTGAACAAGATCAAGACGCCGTGGGTGGAAGTACCACTAATCAGGTCAGGCTTGCTGGGCCCAGTCCAATTGATCACTGTTAGTCCAATAGAGTAA